From a region of the Methanomassiliicoccales archaeon genome:
- the aroA gene encoding 3-phosphoshikimate 1-carboxyvinyltransferase, with translation MRLKVCGSRTEGRVLASPSKSYTHRAMTLALLSEGISVLRRPLRGADTLATLDAVRSFGGIVKEEGELNIEGGHLRCPDDVVDAKNSGTTIRLMAGIASLIPCATVLTGDESIRRRPMQPLIEALTMMDVRCESTRGNGLAPLIVKGPNKGEETSIRGDVSSQFISSLLISSAAKDVDTTIRLTTPLKSRPYVDITMDMMSLFGAKAESTSDGFFVPGGQRYRPRDYTVPGDFSSAAFPLAAGALTGEVTVRNLDPNDRQGDRRFLDILQELGAEVLWNKGDLRCARGRLIGREIDLGDAPDLFPIVAVLCTQAEGESRIFNAAHVRLKESDRISATTTFLKAMGADVIEKEDGCVVRGHTALKGATVSSLKDHRILMAAAVAALVAEGDTFISDGDCHRISYPDFVKDMRSLGAKMEMIS, from the coding sequence ATGAGATTGAAGGTCTGCGGATCGCGCACCGAGGGGCGGGTCTTGGCCTCCCCCTCCAAGAGCTATACCCACCGGGCCATGACACTTGCATTACTGTCCGAAGGGATCAGCGTTCTGCGCCGGCCGTTGCGAGGCGCGGACACGTTGGCCACCCTGGATGCGGTGAGGTCCTTCGGCGGGATCGTGAAAGAGGAGGGCGAACTGAACATCGAGGGCGGTCATCTGAGATGCCCGGACGACGTGGTCGACGCCAAGAACTCCGGGACCACCATCAGGCTGATGGCCGGTATCGCTTCCCTGATCCCCTGCGCCACCGTGCTGACCGGGGACGAGAGCATACGTCGTCGGCCGATGCAACCGCTCATCGAGGCGCTGACGATGATGGACGTCAGGTGCGAGTCCACCCGCGGCAACGGGCTGGCGCCGCTCATCGTCAAAGGTCCTAACAAAGGAGAGGAAACGAGCATCAGGGGCGATGTCAGCTCACAGTTCATCTCTTCCCTGCTCATCTCCTCGGCGGCCAAGGATGTGGACACCACCATACGTCTCACCACGCCGCTTAAGTCCAGACCATATGTGGACATCACCATGGATATGATGTCGCTCTTTGGCGCCAAGGCGGAGAGCACCTCCGATGGCTTCTTCGTGCCCGGAGGTCAAAGGTACCGACCGCGGGACTATACCGTACCGGGTGATTTCTCATCGGCGGCCTTTCCGCTGGCGGCGGGGGCTCTCACCGGAGAGGTGACCGTAAGGAACCTGGACCCGAACGACCGGCAGGGAGACCGCCGCTTCCTGGACATCCTTCAGGAACTGGGGGCGGAGGTGCTTTGGAACAAGGGCGACCTGCGTTGCGCCCGCGGCCGATTGATCGGTCGAGAGATCGACCTGGGCGACGCCCCGGACCTGTTCCCCATAGTAGCCGTATTATGCACTCAGGCGGAAGGTGAGAGCCGGATATTCAATGCGGCACATGTGCGTCTGAAGGAGAGCGACCGCATTTCAGCCACCACTACGTTCCTTAAGGCCATGGGCGCCGACGTCATAGAGAAGGAGGACGGCTGCGTCGTTCGAGGACATACCGCCCTGAAGGGTGCGACGGTCAGCTCGTTGAAGGACCACCGCATACTCATGGCCGCGGCGGTGGCGGCCTTGGTGGCCGAGGGGGATACGTTCATCAGCGATGGCGACTGCCATCGCATCTCATACCCCGACTTCGTGAAGGACATGAGGTCGCTGGGGGCGAAGATGGAGATGATATCATGA
- a CDS encoding shikimate kinase → MIGHGEARGAITIVNAIAAGKGCAVGVDLRTWAEVELLPGKGTEVEMEGLPGEPADLAAMCASAVMDRFSIARRAVIRTRSQIPVSRGLKSSSAAANAVILATLDALGEKMDDLEILRLNADVSIRAGASVTGAMDDAAASLLGGVVYTDNGARVLLRRDEWTLCDRVVIHVPERMIRKGSLPRARIALYRPLVEKAFQLAWEGEHAKAMMLNALCYGAALGLDQEMAVRAMEAGSLAAGLSGTGPAVAALVSREDERKVAESLGPGALTVDVFQGEIS, encoded by the coding sequence TTGATAGGCCACGGTGAAGCGAGGGGAGCCATCACCATCGTGAACGCCATAGCCGCCGGGAAGGGCTGCGCCGTCGGCGTCGACCTGCGCACCTGGGCCGAGGTCGAACTGCTCCCGGGGAAGGGAACGGAAGTGGAGATGGAAGGACTTCCGGGTGAACCGGCGGACCTGGCGGCCATGTGCGCCTCGGCGGTGATGGATCGATTTTCCATCGCACGAAGGGCGGTCATCCGCACTCGTTCCCAGATACCGGTGTCCCGCGGCCTCAAGAGCAGCAGCGCCGCCGCCAACGCCGTCATATTGGCCACCCTGGACGCCCTGGGGGAAAAGATGGACGACCTGGAGATATTGCGATTGAACGCCGACGTTTCCATCAGGGCCGGCGCTTCGGTCACCGGTGCCATGGACGACGCCGCGGCCTCGCTTCTGGGAGGGGTGGTATACACCGATAACGGGGCGAGGGTCCTACTGAGAAGGGACGAGTGGACCCTTTGCGACCGTGTGGTCATTCACGTTCCTGAACGTATGATCCGCAAGGGCTCTTTGCCCAGGGCCCGCATCGCCCTCTACCGTCCATTGGTGGAGAAGGCCTTTCAACTGGCCTGGGAGGGGGAGCATGCCAAGGCCATGATGCTGAACGCTCTCTGCTACGGCGCCGCCCTGGGATTGGACCAGGAAATGGCCGTCAGGGCCATGGAGGCGGGCTCGCTGGCCGCCGGACTCTCAGGCACCGGTCCGGCGGTGGCCGCCCTGGTGAGCCGGGAAGACGAGAGGAAGGTCGCCGAGTCCCTGGGACCGGGGGCCTTGACGGTCGATGTCTTCCAGGGGGAGATATCATGA
- a CDS encoding shikimate dehydrogenase, whose translation MTKICVAISEVDVASALAVAKDAITRGAESLEFRFDAMPVLPDDLTPFKELPVRRIATLREKDQGGFWEGNIEKKWEFLWRAAEADFDVDLEFGHPLIARAHLLKPSRIIVSYHDLKKTPSTARVIETLVECSARADMAKAAFTVRTMKDLDQVVEGAMWFGLSRERFTIIGMGELGTVTRVLAHNMGCTLAYASTGPGKETAPGQLDLETMKWLGKEPLVTGLVGYPVDHSISPSLHNAAFHAAGVRGIYLKWVALSDELDEFLDVVDALGVKGFNVTIPHKETIIPNLDRLDPVAEKIGAVNTVINEGGKLIGRNTDVIGVERTFEKNGVDINGKMALVLGAGGASRSVCSFLASKGAEVDITNRTMGKAESLAKAFSGTTAVGRRVVEEKQYDIIVNCTPLGMKGFPQEMSISPHVLREGQFVMDTVYNPAVTPLLAEASRKGAVAVNGKDMLIYQALASFELWTGKVAEYDVMERAFREALP comes from the coding sequence ATGACCAAGATATGCGTGGCTATATCGGAGGTCGACGTGGCCTCGGCATTGGCGGTGGCCAAGGACGCCATTACCAGAGGCGCGGAATCCCTGGAGTTCCGATTCGATGCCATGCCGGTCCTGCCGGACGACCTTACACCTTTCAAGGAGCTGCCCGTCAGACGCATCGCCACCCTGAGGGAGAAGGACCAGGGAGGCTTCTGGGAGGGAAATATCGAAAAGAAGTGGGAGTTCCTTTGGAGGGCGGCCGAGGCCGACTTCGACGTGGACCTGGAGTTCGGTCACCCTTTGATCGCCAGGGCGCACCTTCTCAAACCGTCCAGGATCATCGTCTCCTACCACGACCTTAAGAAGACCCCTTCCACGGCCAGGGTCATCGAGACCTTGGTGGAATGCTCCGCCCGTGCCGACATGGCCAAGGCGGCCTTCACCGTGCGGACGATGAAGGACCTGGACCAGGTGGTCGAGGGGGCGATGTGGTTCGGACTGAGCCGAGAACGCTTCACCATCATAGGCATGGGGGAGCTGGGAACGGTCACTCGGGTCCTGGCGCATAATATGGGGTGCACCTTGGCCTATGCCTCTACCGGGCCGGGAAAGGAGACCGCCCCGGGACAGCTGGACCTGGAGACGATGAAGTGGCTGGGCAAGGAACCGCTGGTGACCGGACTGGTGGGATACCCGGTGGACCACTCCATCTCTCCGTCGCTGCACAATGCCGCCTTCCATGCCGCGGGAGTGCGGGGGATCTATCTTAAATGGGTGGCGCTCAGCGATGAACTGGACGAGTTCCTGGACGTGGTGGACGCCCTGGGCGTGAAGGGGTTCAACGTCACCATACCGCACAAGGAGACCATCATACCGAACCTGGACCGCCTGGACCCTGTGGCCGAGAAGATCGGTGCGGTGAACACGGTCATCAATGAAGGCGGGAAGCTGATCGGCCGGAACACCGACGTGATCGGGGTGGAGAGGACCTTCGAGAAGAACGGCGTGGACATCAACGGAAAGATGGCCCTGGTGCTCGGCGCCGGAGGTGCGTCCCGCTCGGTATGCTCCTTCCTGGCATCCAAAGGGGCGGAGGTGGACATCACCAACCGCACCATGGGCAAGGCGGAATCACTGGCCAAGGCGTTCTCCGGGACCACCGCCGTAGGAAGACGCGTGGTCGAGGAGAAGCAATACGATATCATAGTCAACTGCACACCCTTGGGCATGAAGGGGTTCCCGCAGGAGATGTCCATATCCCCCCACGTGCTGCGTGAGGGGCAGTTCGTCATGGACACGGTCTACAATCCAGCGGTGACACCGCTGTTGGCCGAAGCCTCTAGAAAAGGTGCGGTGGCCGTGAACGGAAAGGACATGCTCATCTACCAGGCCCTGGCCTCCTTCGAGCTGTGGACCGGAAAGGTCGCCGAGTACGACGTCATGGAAAGGGCCTTCCGGGAGGCCCTGCCTTGA
- a CDS encoding 3-dehydroquinate synthase II, which translates to MSGKGKIIWVRTDHLPSATDRKRMVTSALESGFADIVLREEDAALQKVGRYFPIIRQGDVLLAEGKQIGVVLTIRSHKDSEKASVFKGKHEYVLVESHDWKVIPLENLIAEFQGTSTKVIASCSSLEEAKLFATTLETGVDGLAITVNDPSQLNQFGVLGRSGISEVSLMEAMVRSVRPVSVGDRVCVDTCSLLSVGEGMLVGSQSACLFLVQSEAMDSQYVSSRPFRVNAGAVHAYVLGSDGRTKYLSEVKGGDELLAVDSSGRTRPVVVGRAKVEVRPLLLLEAEAEGGRYTTILQNAETIRLCTKEGSISISDIKEGDKVLVRLERGGRHFGHAVKESVVER; encoded by the coding sequence ATGTCCGGAAAGGGCAAGATCATCTGGGTGAGGACCGACCATCTTCCGTCCGCTACGGATAGGAAGCGCATGGTCACCTCCGCCTTGGAGTCCGGATTCGCCGACATCGTGCTCAGGGAAGAGGACGCCGCCTTGCAGAAGGTCGGCAGGTACTTTCCCATCATACGACAGGGCGACGTTCTCCTGGCCGAGGGTAAGCAGATAGGCGTGGTGCTGACCATACGGAGCCACAAGGATTCAGAGAAGGCATCCGTGTTCAAGGGCAAGCACGAGTACGTGCTGGTGGAATCGCACGATTGGAAGGTCATCCCTTTGGAGAACCTCATCGCCGAGTTCCAGGGAACCAGCACCAAGGTCATCGCCTCTTGCTCCTCTTTGGAGGAGGCCAAACTGTTCGCCACCACGCTGGAGACGGGGGTGGACGGGCTGGCCATAACGGTGAACGACCCATCTCAGCTGAACCAGTTCGGTGTGCTAGGGCGATCGGGGATCTCTGAAGTGTCGTTGATGGAAGCGATGGTCAGGAGCGTTCGTCCGGTGAGCGTCGGGGACCGCGTTTGCGTGGACACCTGCTCCCTGCTGAGCGTTGGCGAAGGAATGCTGGTCGGTTCGCAATCGGCCTGCCTGTTCCTGGTGCAGAGCGAGGCCATGGACTCGCAATACGTTTCATCCCGACCGTTCCGTGTCAACGCCGGAGCGGTGCATGCCTACGTGCTGGGATCGGACGGACGTACCAAATACCTCTCTGAAGTGAAGGGAGGGGACGAACTGCTGGCCGTAGATTCTTCCGGACGAACCAGACCGGTAGTGGTCGGCCGGGCCAAGGTCGAAGTGCGACCGTTGCTGCTGTTGGAGGCGGAGGCGGAGGGTGGACGTTACACCACCATACTGCAGAACGCCGAGACCATCCGTCTTTGTACCAAGGAAGGTTCCATATCGATTTCCGACATTAAGGAAGGTGACAAGGTGCTCGTCCGCCTGGAGAGAGGAGGAAGGCACTTCGGTCACGCTGTGAAGGAGAGCGTAGTGGAAAGATGA
- a CDS encoding 2-amino-3,7-dideoxy-D-threo-hept-6-ulosonate synthase, translating to MLGKSVRMERIMDRGTGRAVIVPMDHGITNGPIEGLVDMRSTIDKVAQGGATAVVLHKGIIPYSHRSFGRDIGLIVHLSASTKFSKRADQKILVTTVEEALKIGADAVSIHVNIGNDYENDMLADFGDISRICNEWGMPLLVMIYPRGKDMKNAYDPDALKVCARVGAELGADIIKTSYTGDIDTFREVVRGAQAPVVIAGGPKMDSDEKLLQMVRDSIDAGGKGVSIGRNIFQHKNVIGITKAVSGIVLEDMEVEEAMQLLK from the coding sequence GTGCTAGGAAAGAGCGTGAGGATGGAGCGCATAATGGACCGGGGCACCGGGAGGGCGGTCATCGTCCCCATGGACCACGGTATCACAAATGGCCCCATCGAAGGATTAGTTGACATGAGGTCGACCATAGACAAGGTGGCACAGGGAGGCGCCACCGCGGTGGTTCTGCACAAGGGGATCATACCCTACAGCCACCGGTCCTTTGGCCGAGATATCGGCCTGATCGTGCATCTCTCCGCCAGCACCAAGTTCAGCAAGCGCGCTGACCAGAAGATACTAGTGACCACTGTCGAAGAGGCGCTGAAGATCGGGGCCGACGCCGTCTCCATACACGTTAACATCGGTAATGATTACGAGAACGATATGTTGGCCGACTTCGGCGACATCTCCCGGATATGCAATGAATGGGGGATGCCGCTGTTAGTGATGATCTACCCCCGGGGCAAGGATATGAAGAACGCCTACGATCCCGACGCGCTCAAGGTATGCGCTCGGGTGGGGGCGGAACTGGGGGCGGACATCATCAAGACCAGTTACACCGGCGATATCGACACCTTCCGCGAAGTGGTGCGCGGGGCCCAGGCCCCTGTGGTCATCGCCGGCGGGCCTAAGATGGATTCTGACGAGAAGCTTCTGCAGATGGTACGAGATTCCATCGATGCCGGAGGCAAGGGGGTCTCCATCGGCCGAAATATCTTCCAGCACAAGAACGTCATCGGCATCACCAAGGCCGTGAGCGGCATCGTGCTTGAGGATATGGAGGTCGAAGAGGCCATGCAATTGCTGAAGTGA
- a CDS encoding RloB family protein gives MKRSRGRERIPKTVKPRLLIICEGKCTEPYYFEGFRRTHRNVIIKVYESPGKTPRQIVSHSLERMREMDIGKVNGDAAWCVFDVDDCTDDELHKAVELAGSKMFLAVSNPCFELWFLLHYTFTENWMDSCSDVVSELRRYIPRYEKSMDLFERLQPALPMAVSNADRLERRRNGLGFGPHVRGGNPCTSVHLLVQSILDSV, from the coding sequence ATGAAACGGTCAAGGGGCAGAGAGCGTATTCCAAAGACTGTTAAGCCGCGCCTCCTCATCATATGCGAGGGTAAATGCACAGAACCTTACTATTTTGAGGGGTTTCGACGCACACATCGTAATGTAATCATTAAAGTCTATGAATCCCCGGGAAAAACGCCCAGACAGATAGTGAGTCATTCTCTCGAGCGAATGCGGGAGATGGATATCGGGAAGGTGAACGGAGACGCTGCATGGTGCGTCTTTGATGTCGATGATTGTACTGATGATGAATTACATAAAGCGGTGGAACTTGCTGGTAGCAAAATGTTTTTGGCAGTATCCAATCCCTGTTTCGAACTATGGTTCCTCCTGCATTATACTTTCACGGAAAATTGGATGGATAGCTGTTCGGACGTTGTTTCTGAACTACGCCGCTATATCCCAAGGTACGAAAAATCAATGGACCTCTTCGAACGGTTACAACCCGCCCTCCCGATGGCCGTGAGCAATGCGGATAGGTTAGAGAGAAGACGTAATGGATTGGGCTTTGGTCCACACGTTCGTGGGGGCAACCCTTGTACGAGTGTTCATCTCCTGGTACAGAGCATACTTGACTCGGTTTGA
- a CDS encoding ATP-binding protein, with translation MLLEFEVENFRSFAQPVTFSMIATSDKSHQDRLINIEGSKDRTIRSASIYGANASGKSNLIMAMGLLQSMVLRSHLAQMGEAMPFMPFKFDKAFKGKPTCYRVAFLMDGIEYEYILKHDATHVLEESLNYYPKNRKAIIFERIDGHPYKFTQDAGTLRSIAEKTLTNALFLSKAVQDNYGKAIPAFNWFRERLMVILDINSIVVEERALARMQQDDRFRAFVLGALKKADMGIVDLRGKVVHMDQDELGRMPPEVQEQMRSIVNGKIEQWRRVDIKTVHQVIDEHGAPIQQEMDFHGEESLGTQKTFAVIALIIEAMEAGKVLVMDEMDLHLHLLIARFTIDVINDPKQNPKNAQFVFTTHNTNLIDLDLFRRDQIWFMEKDEQGRTHMYSLSDFKVRKDLRAQKAYELGRFGAVPFVEGGRIVE, from the coding sequence ATGTTGCTAGAATTCGAGGTGGAAAATTTTCGATCCTTCGCCCAACCGGTGACCTTCAGCATGATCGCTACATCCGATAAGAGCCATCAAGACCGCTTAATCAACATAGAGGGATCGAAGGACCGCACCATCCGGTCTGCATCGATCTATGGGGCGAACGCATCTGGTAAATCCAACCTGATCATGGCGATGGGTCTCCTGCAGTCCATGGTCTTAAGGTCACATCTGGCTCAGATGGGAGAAGCCATGCCTTTTATGCCTTTTAAATTCGACAAGGCGTTCAAGGGTAAGCCGACCTGCTATAGAGTGGCCTTTCTAATGGATGGCATTGAGTATGAGTACATACTCAAGCACGATGCTACCCATGTCCTTGAGGAATCCCTGAATTATTATCCGAAGAACCGAAAAGCAATAATTTTCGAAAGGATCGATGGCCACCCCTATAAGTTCACACAGGACGCTGGAACCCTTCGGAGCATAGCTGAGAAGACGCTGACAAATGCTCTGTTCTTATCCAAGGCCGTCCAGGATAATTATGGCAAGGCGATTCCGGCCTTCAATTGGTTCAGGGAGCGTCTTATGGTGATCCTGGACATCAATTCGATAGTCGTGGAGGAGCGAGCCCTGGCCCGGATGCAGCAGGACGATCGGTTCCGCGCCTTTGTTCTCGGGGCACTAAAGAAAGCGGACATGGGCATCGTCGACCTACGTGGGAAGGTCGTCCATATGGACCAGGATGAACTGGGCAGGATGCCTCCGGAGGTTCAAGAGCAGATGCGCAGCATTGTAAACGGCAAGATCGAGCAATGGCGCAGAGTGGACATCAAGACAGTGCATCAGGTTATCGATGAGCACGGAGCGCCAATCCAACAGGAGATGGATTTTCATGGCGAGGAGTCCTTAGGCACACAGAAGACTTTCGCTGTCATAGCCCTCATCATTGAGGCGATGGAGGCGGGGAAAGTGCTGGTAATGGACGAGATGGACCTCCATCTCCACCTCTTAATCGCCCGATTTACGATCGACGTGATCAATGATCCCAAGCAGAACCCGAAAAATGCCCAGTTCGTATTCACCACCCATAACACCAACCTTATCGATCTGGACCTGTTTCGTCGAGACCAGATATGGTTCATGGAAAAGGATGAACAAGGACGCACTCACATGTATTCCCTGTCAGACTTCAAAGTACGCAAGGACCTGAGGGCTCAGAAGGCGTATGAACTGGGGCGTTTCGGAGCGGTACCGTTTGTGGAAGGTGGGAGAATCGTGGAATGA
- a CDS encoding regulator of amino acid metabolism, contains ACT domain protein: protein MWKSLAKHFGRYPSQAKVAKLLLEHGLRVDEGRVFCGDIEVADMAIGRAAGVDRRIVRSAVMTIEESNELRTVFSKLVPIALLTEVAPVMGWTSLEIVPTDAQTPGIIAEVTGVIAREGISVRQAVVSDPVLSSDPRLFVITEGVVPPELIPQIRACKGVRSIIIH from the coding sequence ATGTGGAAGTCGTTGGCCAAGCATTTCGGCAGGTACCCCTCTCAGGCCAAGGTGGCCAAGCTGCTTCTGGAGCACGGACTGCGTGTGGACGAGGGGCGGGTGTTCTGCGGAGACATCGAGGTCGCCGACATGGCCATCGGCCGCGCCGCCGGCGTGGACCGCCGCATAGTGCGCTCGGCGGTCATGACCATCGAGGAGAGCAACGAGCTCAGGACCGTCTTCTCCAAGCTGGTCCCCATAGCTCTGCTGACAGAGGTGGCGCCGGTCATGGGGTGGACGTCCCTGGAGATCGTTCCCACCGACGCCCAGACCCCCGGGATCATCGCCGAGGTCACCGGGGTGATCGCCCGGGAGGGGATATCCGTGCGCCAGGCGGTGGTCAGCGATCCCGTGCTGTCCTCCGACCCCCGATTGTTCGTCATCACCGAGGGCGTGGTCCCCCCGGAGCTGATACCTCAGATACGTGCATGCAAGGGCGTGCGCTCCATAATCATTCACTGA
- a CDS encoding DMT family transporter — translation MSEEHRLAYPALIVAILAVSFASIFIRWSDSDPLVIAGYRMLFAALILAPFAFQERRVAEPLERRTIMTVVMTGVVLAVHFFAFISSLRYTSVASSTLLVNCHPLIVGAASVFLLRESSRRTIVGVTIGFVGVAVIALSGIGSGQAIGDSLALLGGVMAAIYILAGRLIRRSLGIFTYAFLVYITAAVVLMTAALLNGVPLWPYPVDEILIFLALAVVCTIFGHTIYNWSLRYLSAPVISTSLLGEPIIASMLAFIILSEVPGWTVIMAAPLVLIGVLLTVQDRAWKKVESGK, via the coding sequence ATGAGCGAGGAGCATCGTTTAGCCTACCCGGCCCTCATCGTGGCCATACTGGCGGTGTCCTTCGCCTCCATATTCATCCGGTGGAGCGATTCCGACCCGCTGGTCATCGCCGGCTACCGAATGCTCTTCGCCGCGCTCATACTGGCGCCCTTCGCCTTTCAGGAGAGGAGGGTCGCCGAGCCGTTGGAACGGCGTACTATCATGACCGTGGTCATGACAGGCGTCGTGCTCGCCGTGCATTTCTTCGCCTTCATCTCCTCGCTCCGGTATACGTCGGTAGCATCCAGCACCCTGCTGGTCAACTGTCATCCCCTCATCGTCGGCGCGGCCTCGGTCTTTCTGCTGAGAGAATCCTCCAGAAGGACGATCGTGGGCGTGACCATCGGTTTCGTGGGCGTGGCGGTCATCGCCCTTTCGGGGATCGGTTCCGGACAGGCCATCGGTGATTCGCTTGCTTTGCTGGGCGGGGTCATGGCGGCCATATACATACTGGCCGGCAGATTGATCAGGCGCTCCCTGGGCATATTCACCTATGCCTTCCTGGTGTACATCACCGCCGCCGTCGTCCTTATGACCGCCGCCCTGCTCAACGGCGTACCCCTATGGCCGTACCCCGTCGATGAGATATTGATCTTCCTGGCCCTGGCGGTGGTATGCACCATATTCGGACACACCATCTACAATTGGTCGCTGAGGTACCTTTCAGCACCGGTGATAAGCACGTCGCTGCTGGGAGAGCCGATAATCGCCAGCATGCTGGCGTTCATCATCCTCAGCGAGGTCCCCGGTTGGACGGTCATAATGGCCGCACCCCTGGTCCTGATAGGGGTGCTGCTCACCGTTCAGGACCGTGCCTGGAAAAAGGTCGAGAGCGGAAAATGA